The sequence tcattTATCATGTTTTTAGAGTATATACGCGTTCACGGTACAGGTATGAACGAGTGTTGCAGGCTTTCTCTTCTTACATAACTGttgctttcatttttttctctgagAGATTGTTTTCTGACACCGCTACACACTAAACACTGTTCTAAACGTTTTGCTCACAGTCTCACGTCAGCTTTTCGCACTAATTCGTGTCATTTGTCCTTAGGAATCACTTAGATCATGTGTTGtcaactgattttttattcttttcaattttcaggtgtcCCTACAAACGTCACATTATCTATGTTTATCGAAGGAATGAGCTCATTCAGTAAgatattttcaatcaattctaaatttgaaaaattcaatgaaggCGCCTGAGCGCCTGCCGCGCTAGCCTTCCGGCGCCCcgcgttttttttattattcgaagcgaaacccaaaaaatgtcGGACGCTCCAAAGCGTCCATTTATCGCACTATGTGGTTCAAACTTGAAGAATGACTAACTGTGctcaattaaacaaatttcgtaattagacttctcaaaaaaaaattcaaaaatgttttatggtggttcaaagttttgaaataattactCTACATCAAACCGTTGCTCTTCTAATTGTGAGGCCTCATAGACAGGCTTGATGGAATTCCACAAGAGTATaggaactttgaaaattttgagccaaaaaaaattgtatttttctctTTAATTGTCTAATTTCCTCAGGTGCTCAAACAATGGATTACCATCTAGACGTGTATTTTCAAGAAGAATGGTACGACCATCGTCTTGCTCACAATGCTTCGGCTCCAATTCTTGTCCGAGACttgacagttttcaaaatgatgtGGCACCCGGATGTATATTTTGCAAATGCAAGATCCGCCGCTTTCCAGGTCAGTTCACACTTTACATGCTTCCACTTGTGTTTTGACTTGTGACTTCAAAAGATGTGAGAAAAAAAgacggaaaataaatttgcttTTTCCATCTCTACACTTCGAGCACTTTTATGACGAATGAGGGTCCTAATAACATGCAAATCCTATTTCCTATTTCAGGACATCACCGACGACAACTTTCTTGTATGGGTTTATCCAAACGGGCGTGTTTGGTATGACGCGAGAATCTCAATTGTAagcggaaaaaaattatattcaaataGTTATTCAAAAAGTCATGTGTTCAGGTCAGCTCCTGCAATATGGATCTTTGGAAGTATCCATTGGACTCGCAGGAATGTGCACTTCGGATACTCTCATATGCTTACCCAATGACAGTTCTTCGTCTTCTCTGGTCAGAAAAAGAGGACGTTCCGGCAATCGACCGTAATCCAGACATCACCATGCCGGATATGTCGTTAAAACACATTAGGACAGGATATTGCAACGGAACTTATGCCACTGGAGAATGGAGTTGTATGACGGCCATTTTCTATGTGGAAAGAGAAatgatgcaccatgtcatGCAGACTTATGTGCCTACAGCTCTAATAGTTGTGATTTCCTGGTTTAATTTCTGGCTGGAAATTGACTCAGCTCCAGCAAGAGTATCGTTGAGCATTACCACTCTCCTAACAATTTCAACACAAGCTAATGCAGTGAAACTTGCATTGCCAGAAGGTAAGGGGAAGGAAAACGgggaataaaaataaaaatacattacTGTTTTTAATTACAGTGAGCTACATGAAAGCTATCGACGTATGGATGGGATCTTGCATGGTAACTACCAATAGTGAATGttgtaatatttcaatttttttaattttcaggcattcGTATTCGGTGTCATGATAGAGTTTACAATTTGTCACTACGCTAAGAATTTGGAGATGCTTCGTGGCGACGGACAACCGTCGCTGATCGTCGACACTGCTCTCTCAACATTGTTCGGAGCGGCCCGAGATATAGACGATCTGGTGCGAAAAGTGGCCACGCTTGTATGTTGCTTGCACTGCTTTCACACGCTAagctcattttcagacaaaatattttgattcaaCTTTTCTTTTGTCTCAAAACTGCAAGAAGTCGAAAACTTGGTTTTCTATACTAATATCGGCTAACTTTTGCATTCCTTCGATACTTGTCAAGAGAAAGCTAGTATAGCTGAATGAGTTTAAGCGACTTTTACCTttcactcacacacacacactcactAACCATTTCCTAAGTTTTTTCTTCCAGTCACTTAATCTTTCAGGTTGAAGAAACAGTTTGGGTTTGTTTGTTGCCTCACATGCCagctatttttttgtttaatttctaACTTCTACCGCATGACAGTTTTCTTAAGTTTTCACAACAAGTCTTTTAAAATACGTGAAGTGTGCGGATCAAAGATAAAGTGAATTATGTACTTAGGCGCTTTTGTCTACGTTTAGAAAGATCAAATGAATGCTGAAATTTCAGGCGACACCTACAATAGGCCTTCCACGAAGGCGCCACTCTCGCCCGCCCGCCCCACACCACGCCCCACACTCCCGTCACCCTCATACCATCGCCCTACTAAAGTTTTGTTTTGCAATTACAAAACACCATCGCTCCGCCCACTACACACACAAACTATAGCGTGACGCGGAAGCCGTgaagtgtcggccgcggcgGAAGTAGTGCTAGTTTCATTGACGTGAAGTGAAATGCCAAGTACGCAAACATGTTATATGACGCCAAAATGCACCGCAGTGTGATAGGGCGGGCGTGCGGAGTATGCGGGAGTAGGGCGGGCGTGGTGTACACTATTCGCGCCTCGCCTTCGTGGAAGGCCTAACCTACAGTCGTCTGTGGGGAATTAGTCTGAATATAAATGACTCAAATTAGTGGATTTTTCGAAACCTTTAgctaaaataataataattttcaaaatctttcaaaaatgcgGACTTTTGAGTTCTTTTGAGTAGGTTTGGATCCTCGGAATCTTTAAATACAGAACGTATTGAACAGAACAAATCGgtcgttttccaaaattaataaGGTGAAACTGAATTTGTACTAGTTTTTTCGAAACCGTtcctgccaaaaaattttggaaattttcaaattcgagTTTTATCAAGCGGCAAAAACTTGAGTAGGTGccacttttggaaaaatcgaggGCACTGCTCGAACCGCTACACACGCGGTCCTGGCtaacctaaaattatgaaatgaaATTGCGGCGCGTttcgtgtcgcgtcgcggctcggttttagttgtaaaactaaatgtatttgtccgtgtggagtgcACGACTTTCCCAAAATGAGagaggccagaaccccgtgccTACAATGTTGGAATACCAACATAattaaaacagtaaaaaatcaaagcaatttttttatcgacgaatttcaaaaataatttgatctCCTTTTTTCACCGCTTTTTGGGTCGAAATCTAACaaacttcgaaatttttccgaaaagtttTCTTATGACATTTGATCGTTTTAACATTACTGAAGTGATGACCGTGGCCCGCctttaaacactttttctcTGAGATACTCTACCTTTCATAAAATAGAAACCGTGCACTCCtatggaaaaatggaataagTTGAGAATGAATAAACAACCCACCGCCTGTTAACCTCTGTTTCTTTT comes from Caenorhabditis elegans chromosome X and encodes:
- the lgc-40 gene encoding Ligand-Gated ion Channel (Confirmed by transcript evidence), which encodes MKLHTMIRFLLSVCCIVNVFESADLAFIPLTKAFLDKLKNETLYNRFATPTQYDEYIRVHGTGVPTNVTLSMFIEGMSSFSAQTMDYHLDVYFQEEWYDHRLAHNASAPILVRDLTVFKMMWHPDVYFANARSAAFQDITDDNFLVWVYPNGRVWYDARISIVSSCNMDLWKYPLDSQECALRILSYAYPMTVLRLLWSEKEDVPAIDRNPDITMPDMSLKHIRTGYCNGTYATGEWSCMTAIFYVEREMMHHVMQTYVPTALIVVISWFNFWLEIDSAPARVSLSITTLLTISTQANAVKLALPEVSYMKAIDVWMGSCMAFVFGVMIEFTICHYAKNLEMLRGDGQPSLIVDTALSTLFGAARDIDDLNEEEGVRGDGEQHIALNMLNPEEPRLRSLNQNNDVTANGTRYFVGAERMKRKRSKASLSRLRQQVASMRHATIDVSRRAFNWTRALRNLRGRRVAQRIDERCRIVFPMIFLLFNVAYWSFYLVFN
- the lgc-40 gene encoding Ligand-Gated ion Channel (Confirmed by transcript evidence), which encodes MKLHTMIRFLLSVCCIVNVFESADLAFIPLTKAFLDKLKNETLYNRFATPTQYDEYIRVHGTGVPTNVTLSMFIEGMSSFSAQTMDYHLDVYFQEEWYDHRLAHNASAPILVRDLTVFKMMWHPDVYFANARSAAFQDITDDNFLVWVYPNGRVWYDARISIVSSCNMDLWKYPLDSQECALRILSYAYPMTVLRLLWSEKEDVPAIDRNPDITMPDMSLKHIRTGYCNGTYATGEWSCMTAIFYVEREMMHHVMQTYVPTALIVVISWFNFWLEIDSAPARVSLSITTLLTISTQANAVKLALPEVSYMKAIDVWMGSCMAFVFGVMIEFTICHYAKNLEMLRGDGQPSLIVDTALSTLFGAARDIDDLVRKVATLNEEEGVRGDGEQHIALNMLNPEEPRLRSLNQNNDVTANGTRYFVGAERMKRKRSKASLSRLRQQVASMRHATIDVSRRAFNWTRALRNLRGRRVAQRIDERCRIVFPMIFLLFNVAYWSFYLVFN
- the lgc-40 gene encoding Ligand-Gated ion Channel (Confirmed by transcript evidence) gives rise to the protein MKLHTMIRFLLSVCCIVNVFESADLAFIPLTKAFLDKLKNETLYNRFATPTQYDGVPTNVTLSMFIEGMSSFSAQTMDYHLDVYFQEEWYDHRLAHNASAPILVRDLTVFKMMWHPDVYFANARSAAFQDITDDNFLVWVYPNGRVWYDARISIVSSCNMDLWKYPLDSQECALRILSYAYPMTVLRLLWSEKEDVPAIDRNPDITMPDMSLKHIRTGYCNGTYATGEWSCMTAIFYVEREMMHHVMQTYVPTALIVVISWFNFWLEIDSAPARVSLSITTLLTISTQANAVKLALPEVSYMKAIDVWMGSCMAFVFGVMIEFTICHYAKNLEMLRGDGQPSLIVDTALSTLFGAARDIDDLVRKVATLNEEEGVRGDGEQHIALNMLNPEEPRLRSLNQNNDVTANGTRYFVGAERMKRKRSKASLSRLRQQVASMRHATIDVSRRAFNWTRALRNLRGRRVAQRIDERCRIVFPMIFLLFNVAYWSFYLVFN
- the lgc-40 gene encoding Ligand-Gated ion Channel (Confirmed by transcript evidence), producing MKLHTMIRFLLSVCCIVNVFESADLAFIPLTKAFLDKLKNETLYNRFATPTQYDGVPTNVTLSMFIEGMSSFSAQTMDYHLDVYFQEEWYDHRLAHNASAPILVRDLTVFKMMWHPDVYFANARSAAFQDITDDNFLVWVYPNGRVWYDARISIVSSCNMDLWKYPLDSQECALRILSYAYPMTVLRLLWSEKEDVPAIDRNPDITMPDMSLKHIRTGYCNGTYATGEWSCMTAIFYVEREMMHHVMQTYVPTALIVVISWFNFWLEIDSAPARVSLSITTLLTISTQANAVKLALPEVSYMKAIDVWMGSCMAFVFGVMIEFTICHYAKNLEMLRGDGQPSLIVDTALSTLFGAARDIDDLNEEEGVRGDGEQHIALNMLNPEEPRLRSLNQNNDVTANGTRYFVGAERMKRKRSKASLSRLRQQVASMRHATIDVSRRAFNWTRALRNLRGRRVAQRIDERCRIVFPMIFLLFNVAYWSFYLVFN